One window of Leopardus geoffroyi isolate Oge1 chromosome B3, O.geoffroyi_Oge1_pat1.0, whole genome shotgun sequence genomic DNA carries:
- the EID1 gene encoding EP300-interacting inhibitor of differentiation 1: MSEMNELSELYEESNDLQMDVMLGEGDLPQMEVGSGSREPSPNASRNGAQPQLEEEGPMEEEAAQPMAEPQGERGLANRPSPGEQPGLIAGPDFESEDEGEEFDDWEDDYDYPEEEQLSGAGYRVSAALEEANKMFLRTSRAREAALDGGFQMHYEKTPFDQLAFIEELFSLMVVNRLTEELGCDEIIDRE; encoded by the coding sequence ATGTCGGAAATGAACGAGCTGTCCGAGCTGTATGAAGAGAGCAATGACCTGCAGATGGATGTGATGCTTGGCGAGGGTGACCTTCCGCAGATGGAGGTAGGCAGCGGGAGCCGGGAGCCATCCCCGAACGCCTCCCGCAACGGGGCCCAGCCACAGCTCGAGGAGGAAGGCCCAATGGAGGAGGAGGCGGCCCAGCCAATGGCGGAGCCGCAGGGGGAACGAGGCCTTGCTAACCGGCCCAGCCCTGGGGAGCAGCCAGGCCTGATCGCGGGCCCTGACTTCGAGAGCGAGGACGAGGGCGAGGAATTTGATGATTGGGAGGACGACTACGATTATCCGGAAGAGGAGCAGCTGAGTGGTGCGGGCTACAGAGTATCAGCGGCCCTTGAAGAAGCCAACAAGATGTTTCTGAGAACATCCAGAGCAAGGGAAGCAGCCCTGGATGGCGGGTTTCAAATGCATTATGAGAAGACCCCGTTTGATCAGTTGGCTTTTATCGAAGAGCTTTTTTCACTTATGGTTGTCAATCGTCTGACCGAAGAACTCGGCTGTGATGAGATTATTGATAGAGAGTAA